In Heptranchias perlo isolate sHepPer1 chromosome 16, sHepPer1.hap1, whole genome shotgun sequence, one genomic interval encodes:
- the LOC137333796 gene encoding protein phosphatase 1 regulatory subunit 3E isoform X1, giving the protein MIHKSHRHCCKCETKQNPRKCQKRTAGQPCSADLVRLSPMERAAVRSSPFIPRNFSCMAELHGSLAEECSLAVAGAAGGLEFQEMGCRVKSQFEKQQRSRESRDPSPGQRRRAKSLPAPGDRAAAAALNLVATCPARRKRVRFADSLGLELTTIRHFCDADMPQIPHRVMARLRVERPNHLMGRDMMDMFLGNPTHILEPLFSNPGSRPDFLERVRQGYVCLESISTDHFSILGVVRVFNLAYEKEVMVRYTLNQWTSFVDIAASYTAHSADGLTDTFSFKLVTPVFLDMGGTLQFAIRYSVAEQEYWDNNNGSDYQVRSHKFKISPPKDWENGWIHFI; this is encoded by the exons ATGATACATAAAAGCCACCGCCATTGCTGCAaatgtgaaacaaaacaaaaccCCAGAAAATGTCAGAAACGTACAGCAGGTCAG CCTTGCTCTGCTGACTTGGTCCGTCTCTCACCCATGGAGAGGGCAGCGGTGCGTTCGAGCCCGTTCATCCCGAGGAACTTCAGCTGCATGGCCGAGCTGCACGGTAGCTTGGCCGAGGAGTGTAGCTTGGCCGTGGCCGGTGCCGCAGGAGGGCTCGAGTTCCAGGAGATGGGCTGTCGGGTCAAGAGCCAGTTCGAGAAGCAACAACGCAGCCGAGAGAGCAGGGACCCGAGCCCCGGCCAACGCAGGAGAGCCAAGTCCCTGCCGGCTCCCGGAGACCGGGCGGCCGCCGCCGCCTTAAACCTGGTCGCTACTTGCCCGGCCAGGAGGAAGAGGGTCAGGTTCGCCGACTCGTTGGGATTGGAGCTGACCACCATCAGGCACTTCTGCGACGCCGACATGCCCCAGATCCCGCACCGGGTCATGGCCAGGCTGCGGGTCGAGCGACCCAACCACCTGATGGGCAGGGACATGATGGACATGTTCTTGGGCAACCCGACTCACATCTTGGAGCCCCTGTTCAGCAaccccggcagccggccagactTCCTGGAGCGGGTCAGGCAGGGCTATGTGTGCCTGGAGAGCATCTCCACCGACCActtcagcatcctgggggtcgtcAGGGTCTTCAACCTCGCCTACGAGAAGGAAGTGATGGTCAGGTACACCTTGAACCAGTGGACCTCCTTCGTCGACATCGCCGCTTCCTACACTGCCCACTCTGCGGACGGTCTGACGGACACTTTCTCCTTCAAACTGGTCACCCCCGTCTTCCTGGACATGGGCGGCACTCTCCAGTTCGCCATCCGCTACTCGGTGGCGGAGCAGGAGTACTGGGACAATAATAACGGCTCCGACTACCAGGTAAGAAGCCACAAGTTCAAAATCTCCCCGCCCAAGGACTGGGAAAACGGCTGGATCCATTTCATTTGA
- the LOC137333796 gene encoding protein phosphatase 1 regulatory subunit 3E isoform X2: protein MERAAVRSSPFIPRNFSCMAELHGSLAEECSLAVAGAAGGLEFQEMGCRVKSQFEKQQRSRESRDPSPGQRRRAKSLPAPGDRAAAAALNLVATCPARRKRVRFADSLGLELTTIRHFCDADMPQIPHRVMARLRVERPNHLMGRDMMDMFLGNPTHILEPLFSNPGSRPDFLERVRQGYVCLESISTDHFSILGVVRVFNLAYEKEVMVRYTLNQWTSFVDIAASYTAHSADGLTDTFSFKLVTPVFLDMGGTLQFAIRYSVAEQEYWDNNNGSDYQVRSHKFKISPPKDWENGWIHFI from the coding sequence ATGGAGAGGGCAGCGGTGCGTTCGAGCCCGTTCATCCCGAGGAACTTCAGCTGCATGGCCGAGCTGCACGGTAGCTTGGCCGAGGAGTGTAGCTTGGCCGTGGCCGGTGCCGCAGGAGGGCTCGAGTTCCAGGAGATGGGCTGTCGGGTCAAGAGCCAGTTCGAGAAGCAACAACGCAGCCGAGAGAGCAGGGACCCGAGCCCCGGCCAACGCAGGAGAGCCAAGTCCCTGCCGGCTCCCGGAGACCGGGCGGCCGCCGCCGCCTTAAACCTGGTCGCTACTTGCCCGGCCAGGAGGAAGAGGGTCAGGTTCGCCGACTCGTTGGGATTGGAGCTGACCACCATCAGGCACTTCTGCGACGCCGACATGCCCCAGATCCCGCACCGGGTCATGGCCAGGCTGCGGGTCGAGCGACCCAACCACCTGATGGGCAGGGACATGATGGACATGTTCTTGGGCAACCCGACTCACATCTTGGAGCCCCTGTTCAGCAaccccggcagccggccagactTCCTGGAGCGGGTCAGGCAGGGCTATGTGTGCCTGGAGAGCATCTCCACCGACCActtcagcatcctgggggtcgtcAGGGTCTTCAACCTCGCCTACGAGAAGGAAGTGATGGTCAGGTACACCTTGAACCAGTGGACCTCCTTCGTCGACATCGCCGCTTCCTACACTGCCCACTCTGCGGACGGTCTGACGGACACTTTCTCCTTCAAACTGGTCACCCCCGTCTTCCTGGACATGGGCGGCACTCTCCAGTTCGCCATCCGCTACTCGGTGGCGGAGCAGGAGTACTGGGACAATAATAACGGCTCCGACTACCAGGTAAGAAGCCACAAGTTCAAAATCTCCCCGCCCAAGGACTGGGAAAACGGCTGGATCCATTTCATTTGA